In a genomic window of Neisseria flavescens:
- a CDS encoding NADPH-dependent FMN reductase encodes MSKKVSILVGSLRKGSFARKVAQNVVSMFPEGYEAQIVEIGHLPLYNFDYDDPAVTDFPTPSSYTEFRETIKASAGVLFVTSENNRTVPACLKNAIDIGSKPNADVAWKKTPAGIISHSVGKMGGYSAQKNLRLALSYFDMPLTGQPEVFLGNSPTLFDDNGQLIESARGFVQGYIDQLVALIEKNPK; translated from the coding sequence ATGTCAAAGAAAGTCAGCATCTTGGTCGGCAGCCTGCGTAAAGGCTCGTTCGCACGAAAAGTCGCACAAAACGTCGTTTCCATGTTCCCTGAAGGCTACGAAGCGCAAATTGTCGAAATCGGCCATTTGCCTTTATACAACTTCGACTACGACGATCCTGCCGTTACCGACTTCCCCACTCCATCCAGCTATACCGAGTTCCGTGAAACCATCAAAGCCTCTGCCGGCGTATTGTTCGTGACTTCCGAAAACAACCGTACCGTCCCGGCCTGCCTGAAAAACGCCATCGACATCGGTTCCAAACCCAATGCCGATGTTGCCTGGAAAAAAACACCTGCCGGCATCATCAGCCATTCCGTCGGCAAAATGGGTGGTTATAGCGCGCAAAAAAATCTGCGCCTTGCCCTTTCGTATTTCGATATGCCGCTGACCGGCCAGCCGGAAGTGTTCCTCGGCAACTCGCCTACCCTGTTTGACGACAACGGCCAGCTCATCGAATCCGCGCGCGGCTTTGTTCAAGGCTATATCGACCAATTGGTTGCCTTGATAGAGAAAAACCCTAAATAA
- a CDS encoding ATP-binding protein, with translation MQRLIHTIKQSLQVKISLALICMLLPLSIFAGIFSYYDTYHETQEVQDDLLRQVANYLDPSDADDENHSLDNDNKISVQFPNTPNPIVSLPEQISDGLHTIQADDDDYYRVYTRNTKQGRIAVMQESDYREELAEMAAVQSILPMLLALPLIILLTVWITHRAMRSVKTLSNDLEQRQINDLSPMDTQDIPSEIQGFVVAINNLLQRTDENVRQQQRFIADAAHELRSPMTALSLQAERLNNMQLSAEAREQSALLQQSILRNRHLLEQLLSLARAQAPETQRPKTLISLQNQFRRVLQELMPLALAKGQDIGVAVENDCQIHADDTEIYTLIKTFTDNAIRYTPKGGRIDLGFDETAEYLNIWVEDDGPGIPPSERQRVIDPFYRILGTEQQGTGLGLSIANTIVKRHQGRLKLADSRRFDSGLLIIAELDKKTL, from the coding sequence ATGCAACGCCTTATCCACACCATCAAACAATCCCTGCAAGTTAAGATCAGCCTCGCCCTGATCTGTATGCTCCTGCCCCTCTCCATTTTTGCAGGCATATTTTCATATTACGATACTTATCACGAGACCCAAGAGGTTCAAGACGACCTGTTGCGCCAAGTCGCGAACTATCTCGACCCGAGCGATGCCGATGACGAAAATCACTCGCTCGACAACGACAACAAGATTTCCGTTCAATTTCCCAATACGCCCAACCCCATTGTCAGCCTGCCTGAGCAGATTTCAGACGGCCTGCACACCATTCAGGCCGATGACGACGATTACTACCGCGTTTATACCCGCAACACCAAGCAAGGCCGCATCGCCGTCATGCAGGAAAGCGACTACCGCGAAGAGCTGGCCGAAATGGCTGCCGTGCAGAGCATCCTCCCCATGCTCCTCGCCCTGCCCCTGATTATCTTGCTCACCGTCTGGATTACCCACCGCGCCATGCGTTCCGTCAAAACCCTGTCCAACGATTTGGAACAGCGCCAAATCAACGACCTCTCGCCGATGGACACACAAGACATTCCCAGCGAAATCCAAGGCTTTGTCGTCGCCATCAACAACCTGTTGCAACGTACCGATGAAAACGTCCGCCAACAGCAACGCTTTATCGCCGATGCCGCACACGAATTGCGCAGCCCCATGACCGCCCTCTCCCTTCAGGCAGAGCGGCTCAACAATATGCAGCTGTCTGCCGAAGCGCGCGAGCAGTCCGCCCTGTTGCAACAAAGCATACTGCGCAACCGCCACCTGCTCGAGCAACTCCTTTCCCTCGCACGCGCCCAAGCACCCGAAACCCAACGCCCCAAAACCCTGATCAGCCTGCAAAACCAGTTCCGCCGCGTCTTGCAGGAACTCATGCCGCTGGCGCTGGCCAAAGGTCAAGACATCGGCGTCGCTGTTGAAAACGACTGCCAAATCCACGCCGACGACACCGAAATCTACACCCTCATTAAAACCTTTACCGATAACGCCATCCGCTACACCCCCAAAGGCGGCCGCATCGATTTGGGCTTTGACGAAACCGCCGAATACCTCAACATCTGGGTGGAAGACGACGGCCCCGGCATTCCCCCAAGCGAGCGCCAACGCGTTATCGACCCCTTCTACCGCATTCTCGGCACCGAACAACAAGGCACCGGACTTGGTCTGTCCATTGCAAACACCATTGTCAAACGCCATCAAGGCCGTCTGAAACTGGCCGACAGCCGACGCTTTGACAGCGGCTTGTTGATTATTGCCGAGTTGGATAAAAAGACGCTTTAA
- a CDS encoding shikimate kinase: MTHMEKINGNLILIGLMGAGKTTLGKQLAQMFECPFYDSDYEICTSSGVSIPTIFEMEGEEGFRNRETNMLKKLASRRNIVLSTGGGSVLRSENRQILRQNGTVVYLHASPETLLERTRYDSNRPLLQVANPLAKLQELYDQRDTLYRQTAHLVIESDSCHKTLKRLIQALGE, from the coding sequence ATGACCCACATGGAAAAAATCAACGGCAATTTAATCTTAATCGGGCTGATGGGCGCGGGCAAAACCACTTTGGGCAAGCAGCTTGCCCAAATGTTTGAATGCCCGTTTTACGACAGCGACTACGAAATCTGCACTTCTTCGGGCGTATCCATTCCGACCATTTTTGAGATGGAAGGGGAGGAAGGCTTCCGCAACCGCGAAACCAATATGCTGAAGAAGCTTGCTTCCCGGCGCAACATCGTTTTATCGACCGGTGGCGGCTCCGTATTACGCAGTGAAAACAGACAGATTTTGCGCCAAAACGGCACGGTTGTTTATCTGCATGCCAGCCCCGAAACCTTGCTGGAGCGTACCCGTTACGACAGCAACCGGCCGCTGTTGCAAGTTGCCAATCCTTTGGCCAAACTGCAAGAGCTGTATGACCAACGCGATACGCTGTACCGTCAAACCGCCCATCTCGTCATTGAATCTGACAGCTGTCACAAAACGCTCAAACGTCTGATACAGGCTTTAGGCGAATAA
- the pilQ gene encoding type IV pilus secretin PilQ, with the protein MKTKHMTKLFAGFSVALAVQTAFAGNITDINVSTLPDNQKIIKIRFDKDVTTPHGFVTSTPARIALDFANTNIRLPQPVLEYADPLLNQITAAQNNDRARVVLGLNKISQYNTEIRGNEVWVFVNESTDQTSAAVANERAATPSTARAAQTYQAVSAANIDFRKGVRNSGIIELSAPGFSGQPDIKQQRDRVVVTLKNHTLPTQAQRSLDVADFNTPVQNVTLKRIGNSTQLIIRNNNANWDINTKASSGRFVFEVSPKAANTESGGLNYNANKSFKGRKISLDFQDIEVRTILQILAKESGVNIVASDTVKGTMTLSLKDVPWDQALDLVMQARNLDMRRQGNIINIAPRDELLAKDKAFLQAEKEIAELGSLYSQTFQLKYKNVEEFRKILRLDEYDSNNSNTRNTLLSNRGSALIDPGTNTLIVTDNRGVIEKFRKLIDELDVPTRQVMVEARIVEAEDTFFRNLGVKFGFVGAKGSRAWGSNWSNAQTNYSTKFSSDRGDVDYPTWSLEPNVSLPTAAAVNSIALVRAFSSGALGLEISASEEQGKSKTISNPRVLTQDRKEAKIESGTEIPYQEAASSGATSITFKKAVLGLTVTPNITPDGQIIMTVKINRDTPIDCTVDSLTTKCINTKHLNTQAMVEDGGTLIVGGIYEEESTNAVNKVPVLGDIPVVGNLFKSRGKRENRRELLIFITPHIMDNVGNNLRY; encoded by the coding sequence ATGAAAACCAAGCACATGACAAAATTATTTGCCGGCTTCAGCGTTGCCCTCGCTGTTCAGACGGCCTTTGCAGGCAATATTACCGATATCAACGTTTCCACTTTGCCTGACAACCAAAAAATCATCAAAATCCGTTTCGACAAAGACGTCACCACACCTCATGGTTTTGTAACATCTACTCCGGCGCGTATTGCATTGGATTTTGCCAACACCAATATCCGTTTGCCTCAGCCTGTTTTGGAATATGCCGACCCATTGCTGAATCAAATTACTGCGGCGCAAAACAATGACCGCGCACGCGTGGTTTTGGGTTTGAATAAAATCAGCCAATACAATACTGAGATTCGCGGCAACGAAGTTTGGGTATTTGTAAACGAATCTACTGATCAAACCAGTGCGGCTGTTGCAAATGAACGTGCGGCTACGCCGTCTACCGCGCGTGCTGCTCAGACTTATCAAGCCGTTTCAGCAGCCAATATCGATTTCCGTAAAGGCGTACGCAATTCCGGCATTATTGAATTGTCCGCCCCTGGTTTCAGCGGACAGCCGGATATTAAACAGCAGCGCGACCGCGTGGTTGTGACATTGAAAAACCATACTTTGCCGACACAAGCGCAACGCAGTTTGGATGTGGCTGACTTTAATACACCTGTACAAAACGTTACGCTCAAACGTATCGGCAATTCTACCCAGCTTATTATCCGCAACAATAATGCGAATTGGGACATCAATACCAAGGCTTCTTCCGGACGTTTTGTATTTGAAGTATCGCCTAAAGCCGCCAATACCGAATCCGGCGGCTTGAACTACAATGCGAACAAATCGTTCAAAGGCCGTAAAATTTCTTTGGATTTCCAAGATATAGAAGTTCGTACCATCTTGCAGATTTTGGCAAAAGAATCCGGTGTGAATATTGTTGCCAGCGATACCGTCAAAGGCACCATGACCCTGTCCCTGAAAGATGTACCTTGGGATCAGGCTTTAGACTTGGTTATGCAGGCGCGTAATTTGGATATGCGCCGTCAAGGCAACATCATTAATATTGCGCCTCGCGATGAATTATTGGCAAAAGACAAAGCCTTCTTGCAGGCTGAAAAAGAGATTGCCGAATTGGGTTCGCTGTATTCTCAAACCTTCCAGTTGAAATACAAAAACGTGGAAGAATTCCGCAAAATTCTGCGGTTGGACGAATACGACAGCAATAATTCCAATACCCGCAACACTCTGTTGAGCAACCGAGGCAGCGCCTTAATCGATCCGGGCACCAATACATTGATTGTGACCGACAACCGCGGCGTGATTGAGAAATTCCGCAAACTGATTGATGAATTGGACGTTCCAACCCGTCAAGTGATGGTGGAAGCGCGTATTGTCGAAGCAGAAGATACCTTCTTCCGTAATTTGGGCGTTAAATTCGGTTTCGTTGGTGCGAAAGGCTCTAGGGCATGGGGCAGCAACTGGAGCAATGCGCAAACCAACTACAGTACCAAGTTCTCATCTGACCGTGGCGACGTAGACTACCCCACATGGAGTTTGGAACCGAATGTCAGTCTGCCGACTGCAGCCGCAGTCAACAGCATTGCGCTGGTGCGTGCGTTCTCGTCCGGCGCATTGGGCTTGGAAATCAGCGCGTCTGAAGAACAGGGTAAGAGCAAAACCATTTCCAATCCGCGCGTGCTGACACAAGACCGCAAAGAAGCCAAAATTGAATCCGGTACGGAAATTCCTTACCAAGAGGCTGCTTCCAGCGGTGCGACTTCGATTACCTTTAAGAAAGCCGTTTTGGGCTTGACCGTAACGCCGAACATTACGCCTGACGGTCAAATCATCATGACTGTGAAGATTAATCGCGATACTCCGATCGACTGTACCGTGGATTCTCTGACAACCAAGTGTATCAACACCAAACACTTGAATACCCAAGCCATGGTTGAAGATGGCGGCACGCTGATTGTCGGCGGTATTTACGAAGAAGAAAGCACCAATGCAGTGAACAAAGTACCTGTTTTGGGCGATATTCCTGTTGTCGGCAATCTGTTCAAATCACGCGGCAAACGTGAAAACCGCCGTGAGCTGTTGATCTTCATCACGCCGCACATCATGGATAATGTGGGTAACAATCTGCGTTACTGA
- the aroB gene encoding 3-dehydroquinate synthase produces the protein MRTLTVQTPSHQYPIFIGHKLIEQADTLLQPYLGKKAAIITNETVAPLYLKQLQTALDRLGVPHFSIILPDGEEYKNWQTLNLIYDGLMQNRAERKTTLIALGGGVIGDMVGFAAATYQRGAPFIQVPTTLLSQVDSSVGGKTAINHPLGKNMIGAFYQPQAVLADLTALQTLPQRELSAGMAEVIKYGALGDAEFFAWLEENMADLMVQHQEKMAEAVYHCCKMKADIVAQDETEQGIRAWLNLGHTFGHAIEAEMGYGVWLHGEAVAAGCVLASRLSQILGKTQQADTDRIATLMEAASLPSAPPVFSFEKWIEHMSHDKKVSSGIMRFVGLEYLGKANITEITDMEILRQTLQPYL, from the coding sequence ATGCGCACACTGACTGTCCAAACCCCGTCCCATCAATACCCCATCTTTATCGGGCATAAACTGATTGAGCAGGCAGATACGCTGCTTCAGCCCTATTTAGGCAAAAAAGCAGCCATCATTACCAACGAAACCGTTGCGCCGCTTTATCTCAAACAGCTTCAGACGGCCTTAGACAGACTGGGCGTGCCGCATTTCAGCATCATCCTTCCCGACGGCGAAGAGTATAAAAACTGGCAGACGCTTAATCTGATTTACGATGGCTTGATGCAAAACCGTGCCGAACGCAAAACCACTTTAATCGCTTTGGGCGGCGGCGTGATAGGCGATATGGTCGGCTTTGCCGCGGCGACTTATCAGCGTGGCGCACCTTTTATCCAAGTACCGACCACATTGCTCAGCCAGGTCGATTCCTCGGTCGGCGGTAAAACTGCCATCAACCATCCGCTCGGTAAAAACATGATTGGCGCGTTCTACCAGCCGCAAGCCGTGCTGGCCGATTTGACCGCCCTGCAAACGCTGCCGCAACGCGAACTTTCCGCAGGCATGGCCGAAGTCATCAAATACGGCGCATTGGGCGATGCCGAATTTTTTGCTTGGTTGGAAGAAAATATGGCCGACCTGATGGTGCAACACCAAGAAAAAATGGCAGAAGCCGTTTATCATTGTTGCAAAATGAAGGCCGATATTGTTGCCCAAGACGAAACCGAGCAGGGCATCCGCGCATGGCTTAATCTCGGCCACACTTTCGGTCATGCCATTGAAGCGGAAATGGGCTACGGCGTATGGTTGCACGGCGAAGCCGTTGCCGCCGGTTGCGTCCTCGCTTCCCGTTTGTCGCAAATTTTGGGCAAAACCCAACAAGCCGATACCGATCGTATTGCTACTTTAATGGAAGCCGCTTCCCTCCCGTCTGCGCCGCCTGTTTTCTCCTTTGAAAAATGGATTGAACACATGAGCCACGACAAAAAAGTCAGCAGCGGTATCATGCGTTTTGTCGGTTTGGAATACTTGGGCAAAGCCAATATCACTGAAATTACCGATATGGAAATCCTCCGCCAAACCTTGCAGCCGTATTTGTAA
- a CDS encoding response regulator has protein sequence MRVLLVEDDAMIAQAVSANLKDTGYAVDWVSRGSEVAAAVAAQAYDLLLLDLGLPGKDGLDVLAQIRSGGCTIPVLIVTARDDLHSRLNGLDGGADDYIVKPFDMAELQARMRAVLRRHGGQAQTLLSNGIITLNPSTHQAEVVGQEQAIMLSNKEFAVLQALLLRPGMILSRSDLEDKIYGWGEEVESNAVDFLIHALRKKLGKEAIQNVRGVGWLVAQNNQAV, from the coding sequence ATGCGCGTATTATTGGTTGAAGACGATGCCATGATTGCCCAAGCCGTCAGTGCCAACCTGAAAGACACCGGCTACGCTGTCGATTGGGTCAGTCGCGGTTCGGAAGTTGCCGCAGCAGTGGCGGCGCAAGCATACGATTTGCTGCTCTTGGATTTGGGTTTGCCCGGCAAAGACGGTTTGGACGTATTGGCGCAAATCCGCAGCGGCGGCTGTACCATTCCCGTCTTAATCGTGACCGCGCGCGACGATTTGCACAGCCGCCTCAACGGCCTAGACGGCGGCGCAGACGACTACATCGTCAAACCCTTCGACATGGCGGAACTGCAAGCCCGTATGCGCGCCGTATTGCGCCGACACGGCGGACAGGCGCAAACGCTGCTGAGCAACGGCATCATCACGCTCAACCCTTCCACCCATCAGGCAGAAGTGGTCGGGCAAGAACAGGCCATCATGCTCAGCAACAAAGAATTTGCCGTCCTCCAAGCCCTGCTGCTGCGTCCGGGCATGATTCTGTCGCGCAGCGATTTAGAAGACAAAATCTACGGCTGGGGCGAAGAAGTCGAAAGCAACGCCGTTGACTTCCTGATTCACGCCTTACGCAAAAAACTCGGCAAAGAGGCGATTCAAAACGTTCGCGGGGTCGGCTGGCTGGTTGCACAAAACAACCAGGCCGTCTGA